In Ferroacidibacillus organovorans, the genomic stretch ATGTGAGCATTCGCAGGCGCAAAGCTGGCGTAGGTCATCGGTGTCTTTGACACCGCGCGGGACTGTGGCGGGATGCTGCGGTGCGATGTTGACAAGCCAAACCAATAGCCGATAAGAAGGAATGCGATTGCGGCAAGCGCCATTCCCCCTTGCATGGAGGGCGTTTTCTTACCAACAGAGCGAGATGTGAGATTCATCCAGGCGATCCGATTTGCATTTCCTTTGCGCAGATCAGGTTTATCATTTGGAGTAGGCATTTGAGCGAACGATTGGCTTTCCAATGGGCTGTATGGCGCGCGCGCCGCGAACGCTTGAGCTAGCGTCCGCGTCTTTTGTTCACTGTACACGTCAGTTGTAGCGTCAATCTCATTTCCAGATAACAGGGTATGGGTCGGCATGAGGTGTTGAAGCTCTCGGCTGCATGCTTCACAGCTTCTCAGATGCTGTTCAAACAGAAGGTGCTCTTTTTCAGGGAGTTCCCCGAGCAGATAAGCGATGCGCTGATCACACAATGGATATTGCGGCATGGTCATCCTTGCACCCCTTCCTTCCAGTCGTCCATTCGTGCGCGCAGCGCCAAAAGCGCACGGTGTAATCGCGTTTTCACTGTCCCAATCGGCAGTGACAGGATGCGTGCGACTTCCGTCAACGTGAACCCTTCGAAATAGGTTAAACGCACAACCTCGTAATCTTCTTGGCGCAGATGAGCTAACGCGTGTGCGAGATCACTGCGCAAATCAGAGGAGTCCACTTCCGAAGTGTGAGCTTTCAATGCATCGCGCGACAGGCGGTCGCTGTAGATCGTTTCAGAAGCAGGGAGGTCAATCTCGCGCATTCTTCGACGCAATGCATCGATCGTCACGTTCCTGGCAACCGTTGTGATCCAGTGTTGAAAGAGTCCGCGCGTTGGATCGTACGATGTTGAAATCCAAATCTTTGTGAAGACTTCCTGGACGATTTCTTCGGCTAGCGTAGACTCCCGGGTCATCCGCAGTGCAATGCCACGCACTCTCGGCGCGTACCGATCGTACAAGATGCTGAGCGCATCCGGATCGCCCGTCTTGATGCGTTGCCACAGCTCTTCATCGGGCATAAACCCAGCTCCTCTTTCATGGGCTCCTGAGAACGGACAGGATTTCAGGGTTATCGTTTTGGAGTGTCTATCGTTGTTTGAATTCATAGGATACAATTGCCATAGTATCCTACTGGTAATTGAAAGCAAGTCACGAATCGAAAAGGTATGAGGAGGATTGTGATGCGCATCCGTCCGCTGTCTGATGAATATCCAGAGTACTATGGGAGATATATCCATTTGCTTCCTGATGGAGAGATTGAAGAGATGCTTCGCGCGCAACAGACAGAGATGATGAGCCTGGTAAGGCAGGTGGACGAAGAGACGGCTGAGCGCTCCTACGCGGCGGGAAAGTGGACCCTGAAAGAGGTGATCGGGCATCTCGCCGATACGGAGCGGGTGATGTCCTACAGGATGCTCGCCATCGCGCGCGGGGAACGTGCGACGCTTCCCGTGTTCGATCAGGATGCGTATGTCGCGGCGGCAGCATTCAACGCGTTTTCGCTCGCTCGTCTGCTTGATGATTTTGAGGCGGTTCGCGCCGCGACCATTCGTCTCACGGCCACATTGGATGAGGCAGCGTGGAGCAGGCGCGGCACGGTGGGAGAAAACGTAGTGTCGGCGCGCGCGCTTGCATACATCATCGCAGGCCATGAACGCCACCACTTCACCGTGTTGCGGGACAAATATTTGTAAATTAGTGACTTTATTTCGCTCCAGAATACAGTTGGGGGTCTGAGCGGTGGAAGAAATCCTTGGAGAGCGAGTTTGTCTTCGCGAGATTGAGGAAAAGGATCATGTTCCACTGTGGAACATGATCTACGGTGAAGATTCACCAGAGTGGAAGAAATGGGACGCTCCATATTATTCGTTGGAAAGGATCGACTTTGCTCAGTTTGAACAACAGATACGAGAACAGGTGAAGAGAGAGGAGCCTGTACCAAGCCGTGTTGCGATTACGACGACAGGTGGAGAACTCATTGGCATTGTTTCATACTACTGGGAGCACAAGTTGTCTTTTTGGCTTGAGGTAGGCATTGTCATTTATAAGCCGGAGTTCTGGAATAGTGGATACGGTACTGAAGCATTGAAACTTTGGATTGATCACTTGTTTACATCGCTACCATTAGTCAGAATTGGGCTTGCCACGTGGTCGGGAAACCATCGAATGATTCGAAGTGCTGAGAAGCTAGGTATGAAGATGGAGGCGCGCATTCGAAAGGCTAGATTACATCAAGATACATATTACGACGCGTTGCGTATGGGTGTATTACGTGAAGAGTGGCCGATTGTGGATAGGACAGGTGAAGAGGGGGTGCACGGATGCAAGTGATTCCAGCGGCAGTGGGGCAGTCGGACGGACTCCTTGTGTTTTGGGATGATCAACCAGAGCTTGGCCTCCTTTTTCCGCGGTCTGTAGAAGTGGTCGCAGACGTGCGCTTTGGCGCGGGGCGGCTTTTTGATCGTGACTGCCTGATTCTTTATCTCTTCATCGGGGAGCAGACGGTGGAGATTTATCTACCCGAATCGCTGCCGACACGTTTTGAGCAGACGGCGTCTGTCTGGGCCTTTCTTTGTGCGTGGGATCCGGAGGCGTTAAAAATCCGCTATGGTGAAACACCGGCTGATCGCTCGAAGGAGTCGATGCTCCTCTTGCCAAAGCTTGAGGGAGAGCGGTTGCTTGATCGATTGCGCCAGTTTGTCACGCTTACCAAAGACAAGATCGATGAAGGCGCAACGACTGACGCGTACGCGGCAGGTGACGCTGCGCCAGCGTGGGTCGTCCGCTTGCAGCAGTTGCTCAGCGAGCTTGAACATCGTCAGTAGACGCGCGGAGGATGATTTGGGATGCACATGGAGAGTCACGAGGTATTCTGTGCGGTCGTTGAGTATGGAAGCGTAACCAAAGCCGCGCTTGCGCTGCATATGACGCAGTCGACCGCCAGCCGCCACCTGCAGGCACTCGAAGATGAGTATGGCGGTCTTTTGTGTGAGCGGAGTGCGCTCGGACTCACGCTGACGCCATTGGGACGCGCACTCTATCCCTATTCATGTGACCTCGTAAACTGCCACGCCCGCTCCAAAGAAGAACTCTTGCGGCTGCGTCAAGAGGGCGGAGACATCGTGGTTGGCGCGACGCTTACGATTGGCGAATACGTCTTGCCGGGAATTCTTGGCAAGGTGCGAAAGTGCCATCCGAATGCAGACATCCGCATGCGCATCTCAAACACCGCAGGAATCCTTGAAGATCTTCAGCGTCATCGCATCGACATCGCACTCGTGGAGGGTGTAATTCATCAGCCGGGGGAACTCCGGGTGACCTGTTGGCGAATGGACGAGTTGGTGCTTGTCTGCGGGCAGGATCATCCGTTTGCGGCGTGCGGCGAGATTCATTTGCGCGATCTTCAAGGACAGCCCCTCTTGATGCGGGAAGAGGGATCGGGGACGCGCGAGGTGACAGAAATGGCGCTTGAAAACGCCGGCTTCCTGCCCCCCGTGCCCGTCGCCATGGAACTCGGGAGCATTCAGGCGATCAAGTCGGCGATTGAGGCGGGTCTTGGGATCGCTTTTCTCTCCAAGCTGACCATCGAGGAAGAGTGCGCGAGCCGTCGCTTGATTGAAGTTCCCCTTCGCGATTTTCACATCACCCGGAATCTATTCATCGTTGAGCGGCCGGAGCGTTATGCCAAGTGGATCGTCAAATCCTTCCTACAATTCCTCCAGAGTGCGTCGGCCTGAATACCCCCATGCAATCTTTGCATTACCCCGCCGTCTCCCTTCGGTGATACGCTGAACAAAGATTCAGCGCATGAGTGAAAGGGGGCGCGCACGTGATTGAGGAACGCGAGGTGACCCTGCCGAAGGAGCTTCCGATTCGGTGGGGGAAAGTGATCAACCAAGATACATGCATCGGGTGTCACGCGTGTTCTGTGGCGTGCAAGATGGAGCATGATGTACCGCTTAGTGTCAACCGCACCTACGTCAAGCAGGTGGAAGTCGGCGTCTATCCGGAAGTCAGCCGACAGTTTCAAATCACGCGCTGCAATCAGTGCGACGACGCGCCGTGTGTTCCCATTTGTCCCGTGACGGCGATGTTTAAGCGGTCGGATGGCATCGTCGATTTCGATCGCGACGTGTGCATCGGTTGCAAAGCGTGCATGGCGGCGTGTCCTTATGACGCGATCTATATAAACCCAGAAGTGCACAGTGCAGAAAAGTGCAATTTTTGCGCGCACCGGA encodes the following:
- a CDS encoding anti-sigma factor, with protein sequence MTMPQYPLCDQRIAYLLGELPEKEHLLFEQHLRSCEACSRELQHLMPTHTLLSGNEIDATTDVYSEQKTRTLAQAFAARAPYSPLESQSFAQMPTPNDKPDLRKGNANRIAWMNLTSRSVGKKTPSMQGGMALAAIAFLLIGYWFGLSTSHRSIPPQSRAVSKTPMTYASFAPANAHIHSTGVVMLIHNKGTRELVVWVHGLGPLQPGTCYTVWLVQGHTHRKVGLLQVKPNGIGVLTASVPENVTFSAVNISHEPHMNDPKPRGPMILHASTRIT
- a CDS encoding RNA polymerase sigma factor codes for the protein MPDEELWQRIKTGDPDALSILYDRYAPRVRGIALRMTRESTLAEEIVQEVFTKIWISTSYDPTRGLFQHWITTVARNVTIDALRRRMREIDLPASETIYSDRLSRDALKAHTSEVDSSDLRSDLAHALAHLRQEDYEVVRLTYFEGFTLTEVARILSLPIGTVKTRLHRALLALRARMDDWKEGVQG
- a CDS encoding DinB family protein — its product is MRIRPLSDEYPEYYGRYIHLLPDGEIEEMLRAQQTEMMSLVRQVDEETAERSYAAGKWTLKEVIGHLADTERVMSYRMLAIARGERATLPVFDQDAYVAAAAFNAFSLARLLDDFEAVRAATIRLTATLDEAAWSRRGTVGENVVSARALAYIIAGHERHHFTVLRDKYL
- a CDS encoding GNAT family N-acetyltransferase; its protein translation is MEEILGERVCLREIEEKDHVPLWNMIYGEDSPEWKKWDAPYYSLERIDFAQFEQQIREQVKREEPVPSRVAITTTGGELIGIVSYYWEHKLSFWLEVGIVIYKPEFWNSGYGTEALKLWIDHLFTSLPLVRIGLATWSGNHRMIRSAEKLGMKMEARIRKARLHQDTYYDALRMGVLREEWPIVDRTGEEGVHGCK
- a CDS encoding LysR family transcriptional regulator — protein: MHMESHEVFCAVVEYGSVTKAALALHMTQSTASRHLQALEDEYGGLLCERSALGLTLTPLGRALYPYSCDLVNCHARSKEELLRLRQEGGDIVVGATLTIGEYVLPGILGKVRKCHPNADIRMRISNTAGILEDLQRHRIDIALVEGVIHQPGELRVTCWRMDELVLVCGQDHPFAACGEIHLRDLQGQPLLMREEGSGTREVTEMALENAGFLPPVPVAMELGSIQAIKSAIEAGLGIAFLSKLTIEEECASRRLIEVPLRDFHITRNLFIVERPERYAKWIVKSFLQFLQSASA